The region TATCAGAACATACCCCGCATTTTTCTTCAGTGGTATGATATGCCCCCGTTTTAAGTCATGTACGATATCTTCATAGATTTGAATTCCTTGTCCGGCCGATTCATGGAGTGTGTCCTGTCCCTGTACAACATTTGCTTCACTCATATTCAACACCCTTTCATTAGCCAATTTCCAATTTAAAACAAATTATAGCACTTAAATACTGATACATAATACCTATAATATATCATAACAAACTTCCTTGCTTAATGGCAAGGAAGTTTTGGTAATATTTTACTAACATTCGCTGGTACTAGTTTACCCCGTAATAATAATAGTAATTGTTTTTTTTCTTTTCGACATCATTCAGAATGGATCCCAGCAGCTTTGCTTGTGCTGAATCCAGTACCTCGACTGCCTTTTGTGCGGTTTCGTATTCTGTTTGCTTGCTGCGAACAACAAGCAGTGACCCGTCAGACAGGTTAGCGAGAATCTGCGCATCCGCCACCGCTAGAACTGGAGGAGTGTCAAACAGGATAATATCATAGGCCGTACTTACCTCATTAATAAATTGTTCCATTTTCTTGGACCCGAGCAGTTCGGATGGGTTTGGCGGAATCGGTCCGCATGAAATGACATCCAGGTTTTCCACATCGGTTTCATTGGTTGCCTGTTGAATGGACGCCTCACCTACCAGAAGATTGCTTAATCCTGTCAGATTATCAAGCCGGAATGTGTAGTGTACAGTTGGTTTACGCATATCGGCATCGACAAGGAGCACCTTTTTGCCTTGCTGTGCATAGACTACCGCCAGATTCGCTGCACTGGATGATTTCCCCTCCTC is a window of Virgibacillus ihumii DNA encoding:
- a CDS encoding CpsD/CapB family tyrosine-protein kinase is translated as MGRKKNQSKNSKIRHLITKLNPKSPVSEQFRTVRTNIQYASVDNELKSIVITSSAPEEGKSSSAANLAVVYAQQGKKVLLVDADMRKPTVHYTFRLDNLTGLSNLLVGEASIQQATNETDVENLDVISCGPIPPNPSELLGSKKMEQFINEVSTAYDIILFDTPPVLAVADAQILANLSDGSLLVVRSKQTEYETAQKAVEVLDSAQAKLLGSILNDVEKKKNNYYYYYGVN